One Halobaculum roseum DNA window includes the following coding sequences:
- a CDS encoding DUF7567 family protein, with protein MSLEVLDRHSEALFEFLWCPVCGQEVFTHIPFEGVFCKNCNTQVVLQESREDRGYEEAVLACFDTDSTWNLHVDEKLRRDLPDGSARAKILGAPGAYEIDWWSPAPGEDWEPVERGEFDDVEEPDEVSHLA; from the coding sequence ATGAGTCTCGAAGTACTCGACCGACACAGCGAGGCACTGTTCGAGTTCCTCTGGTGTCCCGTCTGCGGGCAGGAAGTGTTCACCCACATTCCCTTCGAGGGAGTGTTCTGCAAGAACTGTAACACGCAGGTCGTCCTCCAAGAGTCTCGAGAAGACCGTGGCTACGAGGAGGCTGTGCTCGCGTGCTTCGACACCGACTCAACGTGGAACCTTCACGTCGACGAGAAGCTCCGCCGCGACCTGCCTGACGGCTCGGCACGGGCAAAAATCCTCGGTGCACCGGGTGCCTATGAGATCGACTGGTGGAGTCCAGCACCTGGGGAGGATTGGGAGCCGGTCGAGCGTGGTGAATTCGACGACGTGGAGGAACCAGACGAGGTGTCACATCTCGCGTAG
- a CDS encoding DUF7568 family protein: MPRITNWSRESRSPTLAYRNTETGARAVLHRAPDSYRYKWRGAILVDGYPIWSRGFETKKATTFRDALRERPAPELNCPECPNDDVLVGEKTADGATVQRWYDCPDCGYEAPSRIVYGPER; the protein is encoded by the coding sequence ATGCCACGAATCACCAACTGGTCACGAGAGAGTCGCTCACCAACACTCGCGTATCGAAACACCGAGACTGGAGCGCGAGCTGTTCTACACCGGGCGCCGGATTCATACCGGTACAAGTGGCGCGGAGCGATCCTCGTCGACGGCTACCCGATCTGGTCGCGAGGCTTCGAGACGAAGAAGGCGACAACGTTCCGGGATGCGCTTCGGGAGCGGCCAGCGCCCGAACTGAACTGTCCGGAGTGTCCAAACGACGACGTCCTCGTCGGTGAGAAGACAGCTGATGGAGCGACGGTACAGCGCTGGTACGACTGTCCGGACTGTGGGTACGAAGCCCCCTCGCGCATCGTCTACGGCCCTGAACGCTGA
- a CDS encoding heavy metal translocating P-type ATPase, whose product MTENSDVDTAGPPNGGGQRELTARLTVPEMDCPSCAQKVDKSLQRVDGVVEATLQPTTGTATIKYDPDRTTKADVVAAIEAAGYDVIGGADDETDESADGVDIAPPSEVWTSSRAKKTWLGAAFVILGLVFEFLLTGQNAAIASILDYPLHIADVLFLGAVAASGIPVVRSGYYSAKNRSLDIDLLMGTAIIAATGIGYFVEAATLAVLFSIAELLEDYAMDRARDSLRELMELSPDEATVRRDGEEVTVSVEEVDVGETVVVRPGDKIPLDGTVIEGESAVDQSPITGESVPVDKTTGDEVYAGAINEEGYLEVEVTSTAGDSTLSRIIEMVQGAQAKKTESEQFVDSFSGYYTPLVVVLAILTAAIPPLVIADPVAVDLAGYGFTFAGDWQTWFIRGLTLLVIACPCAFVISTPVSVVSGITSAAKNGVLIKGGNYLEAMGEVDAVAVDKTGTLTKGELAVTDVVPVGDTTEDDLLRRAAGLEQRSEHPIATAILARAEEAGVGNLPDPTGFESLTGKGIRGEIGGETYYAGKPALFEELGFDLARARRETDGGVMTEEATEGENGAFAEDALSALEREGKTVVIVGTESKLLGAIAIADEVRPASKRAVERLHELGVERVVMLTGDNEGTARAIAEQVGVDEYRAELLPDEKVDAVEELQAEYGDVAMVGDGINDAPALATAEVGIAMGAAGTDTALETADIALMGDDVGKLPYLYDLSHTANGVIRQNIWASLGVKFLLALGVPLGLVSVALAVVVGDMGMSLGVTGNAMRLSRIEPDRFSDT is encoded by the coding sequence ATGACAGAGAATTCCGATGTGGATACAGCGGGACCACCGAACGGCGGCGGGCAGCGGGAGTTGACTGCCCGTCTCACGGTCCCCGAGATGGACTGTCCGTCGTGTGCGCAAAAAGTCGACAAGAGCCTCCAGCGCGTCGACGGCGTCGTTGAGGCCACGCTCCAGCCGACCACCGGGACAGCTACCATCAAGTACGATCCGGACCGGACTACCAAAGCCGACGTCGTCGCGGCGATCGAAGCCGCCGGCTATGACGTGATCGGCGGAGCAGACGACGAAACCGACGAGTCTGCCGACGGCGTCGATATCGCGCCACCTTCGGAGGTCTGGACGAGTTCTCGCGCGAAGAAGACGTGGCTCGGCGCAGCGTTCGTCATCCTTGGTCTAGTCTTCGAGTTCCTTCTCACCGGCCAGAACGCCGCGATAGCGAGCATCCTCGACTACCCGCTACACATCGCAGATGTCCTGTTCCTCGGTGCCGTCGCGGCCAGTGGCATCCCGGTCGTCCGCAGCGGGTACTACTCCGCGAAGAACCGAAGCCTCGACATCGACCTCCTGATGGGGACAGCGATCATCGCCGCAACCGGCATCGGCTACTTCGTCGAGGCCGCGACGCTGGCCGTCCTGTTCAGCATCGCCGAACTGCTCGAGGACTATGCGATGGACAGGGCACGGGATTCTCTGCGCGAGCTGATGGAACTCTCGCCCGACGAGGCGACCGTCCGTCGCGATGGTGAGGAAGTGACCGTTTCCGTCGAGGAGGTCGACGTTGGCGAGACCGTCGTCGTCCGCCCTGGCGACAAGATTCCGCTCGACGGGACGGTCATCGAAGGCGAGAGTGCAGTCGACCAGTCGCCGATCACGGGCGAGAGCGTCCCCGTCGACAAGACCACCGGCGACGAGGTGTACGCCGGCGCGATCAACGAAGAGGGGTACCTCGAGGTAGAGGTCACCTCGACCGCTGGCGATTCGACGCTCTCGCGTATTATCGAAATGGTACAGGGCGCACAGGCGAAGAAGACCGAGTCTGAGCAGTTCGTCGACAGCTTCTCCGGCTACTACACACCCCTCGTCGTCGTGCTGGCAATCCTGACCGCCGCTATCCCGCCGCTGGTTATCGCTGATCCGGTGGCGGTGGACCTAGCCGGTTACGGGTTCACCTTCGCGGGCGACTGGCAGACGTGGTTCATCCGTGGGCTCACGCTGCTGGTGATCGCCTGCCCGTGTGCGTTCGTCATCTCCACACCCGTCTCGGTGGTGTCGGGCATCACGAGCGCCGCGAAGAACGGCGTCCTGATCAAGGGCGGAAATTACCTGGAAGCGATGGGCGAGGTCGACGCCGTCGCCGTCGACAAGACCGGGACGCTCACCAAGGGCGAACTCGCCGTCACCGACGTCGTTCCGGTGGGTGACACTACGGAGGACGATCTGCTCCGTCGCGCCGCTGGGCTGGAGCAGCGCAGTGAGCATCCCATTGCTACGGCGATTCTCGCCCGTGCTGAGGAGGCGGGCGTGGGCAACCTGCCCGACCCGACGGGTTTCGAGAGCCTCACTGGGAAGGGCATCCGCGGCGAGATCGGCGGCGAGACGTACTATGCGGGCAAGCCCGCGCTCTTCGAGGAACTGGGCTTCGACCTCGCTCGGGCACGCCGCGAGACGGACGGCGGCGTTATGACGGAAGAGGCGACCGAGGGCGAGAACGGGGCGTTCGCCGAGGATGCCCTCTCCGCGCTGGAGCGGGAGGGCAAGACTGTCGTTATCGTCGGGACGGAGTCGAAACTGCTGGGTGCGATCGCCATCGCCGACGAGGTTCGCCCGGCCTCGAAGCGGGCCGTCGAACGCCTGCACGAGCTGGGCGTCGAGCGCGTGGTGATGCTCACCGGCGACAACGAGGGCACCGCCCGCGCAATCGCCGAGCAGGTCGGGGTCGACGAGTATCGCGCAGAACTCCTGCCCGACGAGAAGGTCGACGCTGTCGAGGAGTTACAGGCAGAGTACGGTGATGTCGCGATGGTCGGTGACGGCATCAACGACGCGCCCGCGCTCGCCACCGCGGAGGTCGGCATCGCGATGGGCGCGGCCGGCACCGACACCGCTCTCGAGACGGCCGATATTGCGTTGATGGGCGACGACGTCGGGAAACTCCCGTACCTGTACGACCTGTCGCATACGGCCAACGGGGTGATCCGGCAGAACATTTGGGCGAGTCTCGGCGTGAAGTTCCTGCTCGCGCTGGGCGTGCCACTGGGGCTGGTCAGCGTTGCGTTGGCGGTCGTTGTCGGTGATATGGGGATGAGCCTCGGTGTCACCGGGAACGCGATGCGGTTGTCGCGAATCGAGCCCGATCGGTTCTCCGACACCTGA